Below is a window of Candidatus Dependentiae bacterium DNA.
AAATACGATCGCGCATCTTTTGGCACAAGGCAAAACTGTTTTAGTTGTTTGTGAAAAGCAAGTTGCATTACAAGTTGTTTTCGATCGCTTGAAGCAGCGAGGATTGCATAAACTATGTTTATCATTATTTGATTACGCTACCGACAAAAAAATGTTTGCAAAATCGGTCATCGAAGATCGAGAAAGCGTATTAAAAAGTGCTGCAGAAAACCCCGCACATAATAATCACGTGAATGAATTTGAGCAACGTTCTAAAAAAATTAAACGGTTACATGAATATGCCAAGACTCTAGGTGCGATCGTAGAACCGCTTGGTCAATCGATTCAGTGGGTGCATGGCCAATTAGCTCGTTATCAATCCGAAAATAAAAATTACAAAATTAAATGGAATGGCAGTGATCCGCTCAAACTCGATAGCGCGACTTACCAACAAACGATGACTTTATTAAACGCGATGGCTCCGCTCTTTCCTCTGCGCTTGCGGGAAGAATTTCGTTATTGGAATGTATGCACAAAAAATTATTTTTCTCCTAATTTCGTTAACGATTGTCTTCATGCATTGACCGAATTTCAATCGTGCGTGATCACCGGAAAAGCTTTGGCTGAGCATGATAATTCGTTTACATCTTTGCATGAACTTACGCAAACATGCAGGATGCTTCAGCAATTAAATGCCCTTAAAAAAGCATTTGGGCAAAAAGGGATTGATCTGGATGCGATCGATCCAAAGCGAATCTCACAACTATCACGCAGATTTAGAAGCGACTATTCAACCGTTCTTCGCTATATATCTTCAGCGTATTATAGTGATCGTAAAAAAATGAGAGATTGGTGCGATTCATTAAAGAGCCACCGAGATTATGTAGAGCTGCTTGAGCAATTGGAGCGTTATAATTTCCTGATAAAGAAAGTGCAAACTCTAGGTGCGCGCAAAATTGGAGCTCAATTGGAAAACTGGTTTGCGCATTATGAAAAAACATTTATAGATCTAGAGAAAATATTTGGCACAGATCAATTAGCAAATCAATTAGCGGAGCTTCCTTTTGCCGCGTGTACTCAAATGATTGAAAAATTAATTAACGATAAGCGCGGGCTCGAGCAATGGATTTCGTATCAGAACTATGCGCGCCAATTACGGGAATTTGGGCAAGAATGGTTTCTTGATGCAAGCAAAAATGTAGAAATTAAAAATCCTGCCGCAGTGTTTGCACAATCACTTTGGAGTGCATGGCTCGATGCGTATTATGCAGTTACTCCTGAGCTGCAAAAATTTACGCAGCAAGAGCAGCAGCACACGGTAGCTGATTTTAAGAGATTAGAACATGCAACGTTTGAAAAAAATGCAGGGCGAATTTTAGCTGCGCATGTTGATGTTTTGAAAAAATTAAAGAAAGAAAGCGGTGCGACTGAAAAACAACTTGTTCATCAGAGCCAGCTTAAAATTCGCCATAAGCCGATTCGAAAGCTCGTTCAAGAGGTTGGCCCTGAGCTGCTTAACTATAAACCATGTTGGATGATGAGCCCGCTTACGGTCAGTTCATATATTCCTTTTGGATTGCTCGAATTTGATGTTGTAATTTTTGATGAGGCTTCGCAGATGCGCGTTGAACATGCGCTTGGTGCGATTGCTCGCGCAAAACAGGTCGTTATTTTTGGTGATGAAAATCAATTGCCGCCCACAGATTTCTTTAAGGCGCCGCATACTATCGAAAGCGAAGAAGAATTTAGCAATGATTATGAAAGTATTCTTCAAGCTGCGAAAGAGGTGCTGCCAGGAGCGCATTCGTTACTTTCATACCATTATCGCAGTAAGTATGAAGATTTAATTTCGTTTTCCAATCATCATTTTTATGATGATGAACTTATAACATTTCCAAATCCACACAAAGCACATAACGCGGTGAAATTTGAACATGTACAAGGTGGAACGTTTGATGGCGGAAAAGATGGGGGCAGAATAAATGCTGTGGAAGCGGAACGCGTTGCTCAAATCTGCATTGATAAAGCGAAGAACGAACCAACAAAAACATTGGGCGTTATTAGTTTTAGTAAAACGCAAGAAGATGCAATTCGCAGCGCATTACAGAAATCACTGAAAGAAAATGCTGAATGCAAATCGTTACTCGATGAATCCGGTGAGCAACCTTCGCCATTCTTTATTAAAAATTTAGAGTCGGTGCAAGGGGATGAACGTGATTGTATAATTCTTTCAGTTGGGTATGGGAGAGATACATCGACGGGGCAGGTATATAATAGGTTCGGCCCCCTCAACGGTGTGCATGGTTATCGACGATTGAATGTTGCGGCGACTCGCGCAAAAGAAGAACTTATCTGCGTCTCATCAATTACAGCCGCTGATATTCGCCATAATGATGATTCGCGTGGCGCTCTATTATTAAAAAATTATTTAGAATATGCGCAGACCTCCGCTCGATCATTTGATTTGCGCGGTACTAAGAAAGATCAATTGAGTTTTTTTGAAACACCTTTTGAAGATGAAGTGGCAAAAGCTCTTGAAGAAAAAGGGTATGTTGTTCATAGAGCTGTTGGTGCTTCAGAATTTAAAATAGATCTTGCAATTGTAGATCCGAAAAATTCTGAAAAATATTTATTAGCTATCGAATGCGATGGCCCATCATATTATACATCGTACAATGCTCGCATGAACGATCGTATGCGGCAAGAGATTTTAGAAAAGCTTGGATGGAAAGTATACAGAATATGGTCTCAAGATTGGTTAATGCGCAAAGAAGAAATTATTGATCAAATTACAACTTTGATTACCTAAAACGAATCACTTTAGGTTAAGTTATCAATTTGAAAACATGCTTGCGTGTTGTTTTTATGGAGTAAGAGTTTATGCGTAATGGGCTAAAAAACGCGCTTTACTCAAATTTAAGTAATTATTCTAGCAAGAAGCCCTTTGTATAAGCGTTAAAGAGCGCTATACTAATATTTTATGGTTGCAATAGATAAAGTTGAGCGAAAAAAACAGTCACTTCTGGGATTTTCGAACCATTTAGGCATTCCTTATAGTTGAAAGTGCTTTTTAACGGCAATTTCTTTCTGCGATGTATGCATTTTCTGATCAGAAAAATT
It encodes the following:
- a CDS encoding DUF4011 domain-containing protein, which encodes MSSFLNKFGALDNLSIAFSHQELLQEEKTNVSGSLTDIHGEKLITFLNMLRLTAKRDFEEHGLHTLFLTFGRIKWSNPSVVKSNADHEYNAPLLLLPIVIEEKKNPKKTVITHNAEFGDIQLNRAVSLLLETTYNASPLTFDSQEGMRNLHAAYQKLRMQTREIFSELHVDFELIDEIQIGHYFFSGQQIYQDLNDHKKDIIQHDVINALCEHDPLMQKNLSMHNENTDAHLKEETDFSVMDADNSQLSVIQNVLNNNHLTIQGPPGTGKSQTIVNTIAHLLAQGKTVLVVCEKQVALQVVFDRLKQRGLHKLCLSLFDYATDKKMFAKSVIEDRESVLKSAAENPAHNNHVNEFEQRSKKIKRLHEYAKTLGAIVEPLGQSIQWVHGQLARYQSENKNYKIKWNGSDPLKLDSATYQQTMTLLNAMAPLFPLRLREEFRYWNVCTKNYFSPNFVNDCLHALTEFQSCVITGKALAEHDNSFTSLHELTQTCRMLQQLNALKKAFGQKGIDLDAIDPKRISQLSRRFRSDYSTVLRYISSAYYSDRKKMRDWCDSLKSHRDYVELLEQLERYNFLIKKVQTLGARKIGAQLENWFAHYEKTFIDLEKIFGTDQLANQLAELPFAACTQMIEKLINDKRGLEQWISYQNYARQLREFGQEWFLDASKNVEIKNPAAVFAQSLWSAWLDAYYAVTPELQKFTQQEQQHTVADFKRLEHATFEKNAGRILAAHVDVLKKLKKESGATEKQLVHQSQLKIRHKPIRKLVQEVGPELLNYKPCWMMSPLTVSSYIPFGLLEFDVVIFDEASQMRVEHALGAIARAKQVVIFGDENQLPPTDFFKAPHTIESEEEFSNDYESILQAAKEVLPGAHSLLSYHYRSKYEDLISFSNHHFYDDELITFPNPHKAHNAVKFEHVQGGTFDGGKDGGRINAVEAERVAQICIDKAKNEPTKTLGVISFSKTQEDAIRSALQKSLKENAECKSLLDESGEQPSPFFIKNLESVQGDERDCIILSVGYGRDTSTGQVYNRFGPLNGVHGYRRLNVAATRAKEELICVSSITAADIRHNDDSRGALLLKNYLEYAQTSARSFDLRGTKKDQLSFFETPFEDEVAKALEEKGYVVHRAVGASEFKIDLAIVDPKNSEKYLLAIECDGPSYYTSYNARMNDRMRQEILEKLGWKVYRIWSQDWLMRKEEIIDQITTLIT